In Sardina pilchardus chromosome 8, fSarPil1.1, whole genome shotgun sequence, the genomic window CGTGCTGTCGGGCGAGCTGGAGCAGCGGGCCAGCACCATCGCCTACCTCACCTCGCAGCTGCACGCCACCAAGCGCCGCCTGCTGGCCGGGGGCACGCCGTCCGCCGAGGGCGCTAACGTCGCCGCTAACGTAGCCGCTAACGCCGCCGCGGTCGCtccgggaggagggggggccaGCGTCCCCCCGAgcccctcctcctcgtcctcctccccgGCCTATCGGCCGGCGCCGCCGTCCCAGCCGCAGCCCCCGGACACGCCCACGCGCCGGCGCATGCGCAAGAGCCTGTCGCAGCCGCTGCACGCCGAGTGGGCCGAGCTGTACCGGCAGGGCGCGGGGCCCGAGGGCCGCAGGCTGGTGCTGCGGGAGGCGCTGGAGGCCATGCCCGACCCCGCGCCCTTCCTGCAGCCGcgcggcgccgccgccgccgtcgccgaGCCCCCCTCCCTGCACCGGAGCCGGCCCGCCGTCATCCCCCCCATCGCCTCCGGCGagcgcggcggcagcagcgagCCCAGCGGGGCGGAGTCGGGCTCGGCCGCCACGCCCACGGGCGGCACTCCCACCCGCCTGCCCGCCGTGCCCTCCGCCGCCGCCTTCAGCCCCCGGGGCAGCCCTGCCCGCCACCAGAGGGCTCACGGCGGtgccagtggtggtggtggtgcccaTGTCGGGGTGGCGCACCGTATTGCCCACTCCCCCCAGCCAGGCTCCCCcggtggtggcagtggtggcAGTGCCCAGCCGCACCCCCCCTCGCGCCCCGTCCACGCCGAGCTGCAGACGCTGGCGGTAGACCAGGTCAACGGCGGTGCCAAGGTGGTGCGCAAGCGCTCGGGCACGGACAGAACTGTGtaacgctcgctcgctctctctctctctctctctctctctctctctctctctctctctctctctctctctctctctctctctctcgctctgtcacccactctcgttctctctcgtagacatcactcactcattcactgactcacacaaatacactctctgccacacacacacacacacacacacacacacacacacacacacatattcgcaTTCGCACACGCTCTTATTCAGCTCTCATCCTAGTGCTGCTTCATCGTGCCTTCTCCACCTTTGAACTGATGGTCTGAGGGACAGGATGGTCAAAGTCCagctgtccatctctctgttgACCCTCCCCAGCCAGCTCTGCATTAGATACATGTAGAAGTAGAAACATCGCTAACATCAACCCAGGACCCATgtaacgaacacacacacactcatacacacaaccccactgcactcagagagaggcacagaatggagagagggaggaagaaaagacTGATAATCACAGAGTGGGGGAAGAAGTGAGTGATAGAGTGgcggctgagagagagagaaagagagagagaagaaagatgaagtgtgtgtggacaagagaagagaagacgaAGAGACGTCTACGGAACAACAAGCTGCTTTTGATGCAACCCTGCAAGGAAGTAAACGACAACAAAACAAGCaactagataaataaataaaatgaaataaaataaaatgagacTGTGAGAAGTGGGGAAAATGAAGACAGATTATTCACGCTCATCTTTAAGAATCTGCTGTTCTTCTGTTCTGTCCATCATAGAAAGGTCCATCTGTATGCATGCCAAACTAGCCGCTTTGCTTTCTGATGCGCTAGGCCTGCTGAGCAGCCAGACTGAACAGGACGCCTCATGTCTTTATTACTGCTCACTTATTTAACCTCTTCTGTTCATGTTTACAGTGTATGTCACTTTTCTGTCATCaaggtgcgcgcacacacatacacacacacacactcacacacacagagacagacagacacacacacacacacacacacagaaacactctgctctctctgccaAACGTATCATTGCCTGCAGTTCACCATATATCCACACATACGTATGTAGCCTATTTACTATATAACAGCTATAACATTGCCCACTTAGCAGCCGACTCCAAAACGCGTATGGCCCGTGTCTGACTCAGGATCGCCCACTACTGTCAGGTCGGTGTaacagctctcctcctctccatcagcTCATACTGGAGTGGGATGTCGTAACTCAACCTGTTGTCAGGTCTTGTCGGTCAGAAACATCCTCGTCCAGTTActgaacactcacacagctctcCGTGTGGGGCAGTCTGTGATTGGTCCTCTGGTAGTTGTACAAGCCTCGCCTTCTGTCCTTCTTTCTGTCAGATACTCGTCTTTCAGAGACGCTGGAACACAGTTGGCTCTTCTTGTGTTTCTGCGCACATAGAGATTGGTACACTAGCAGACAAACTCCTAACCTGCTCTGTCTTTCAGGAAGAGTGGCAGGAACACATAGATTGGTCTTCTCACCCAGACAAACTCACAACTCAGTCTTTCAGGAACATATCCTAGAACCTTGCAGCTTTGCTGTCTGCGTAGGCGGCATCAACAGGTCCTCCGCCAGACCAAACTCATGCCacgcgtactgtactgtagttgttGGCGTAGTGTGGTGGTCTGCGCTGCGTAGAGGGCGTAGATCGCCCAGGCCTGTGGTAGACGGACGCGAGGCGCATTACTGTGTAGTGAAGCACTGTTTGGTCCTCCatcacatagggtgcctctcattcgtctttttatctatcctcccttccttcctcggtcctcgttccagCTGATCtgcataaagaatgatggggcggcaacaatgggatagtctatccagtgttagttatagatcagtgggaacgagcctggaggaccgagcatcgaggagggatgttgagaggcacccatagactcACGCACTGTGCAGGAGGCCTCCGCCTCgtctaaacacaaacacaaacacaaacaaaaacaaacaatagtAAAGCTAATAATTAAAAGCATTTCTTGGGGGTGACAGACTCCTTGTGGTTCTTTGATCTTTAACCGATATAAACTGATAACTCTATATAATAAGCATTTTGTGTATTTGAAAatctttgtattttttatttatcatgTGCAAACATTTTATTTAAGACCGAATGTAAAGTAAATATAAAAGCTAAAGGAACGGAATCATCCTGTGAGTTTTTCCACTTCAGACAATTGGTCACTGAGTTTGTTGCTGACATCTCTGTGACTGTGGCATTGCACCTCtttggtttatgtgtgtgtgtgtgtgtgtgtgtgtgtgtgtgtggggggggggggggggggggggtgatataAATAGAATAGATAGAAGATAAAAGAATAGACA contains:
- the ccdc92 gene encoding coiled-coil domain-containing protein 92, with amino-acid sequence MASVSVTLENQLHSAQKNLLFLQQDHANTLKGLHAEIRRLQQHCSDLTYELTVKSSDPTDSSEARCRALHARCEELEAQLKEKEEENCELLRELEQKTAMISVLEETLREREKKYLDELKLKSQRLAVLSGELEQRASTIAYLTSQLHATKRRLLAGGTPSAEGANVAANVAANAAAVAPGGGGASVPPSPSSSSSSPAYRPAPPSQPQPPDTPTRRRMRKSLSQPLHAEWAELYRQGAGPEGRRLVLREALEAMPDPAPFLQPRGAAAAVAEPPSLHRSRPAVIPPIASGERGGSSEPSGAESGSAATPTGGTPTRLPAVPSAAAFSPRGSPARHQRAHGGASGGGGAHVGVAHRIAHSPQPGSPGGGSGGSAQPHPPSRPVHAELQTLAVDQVNGGAKVVRKRSGTDRTV